From Oryza sativa Japonica Group chromosome 4, ASM3414082v1, one genomic window encodes:
- the LOC4337373 gene encoding uracil-DNA glycosylase, mitochondrial, with amino-acid sequence MAPPLPPTAPKTIADYLIRPSKRLRPTSPAPAAAASAPLSSSSLSPEQRRRADTNLALARARRHLRLAESKASGGTAKLEELLVEETWLEALPGELHKPYALELCRFVAHERLHSPVPVYPPPHLVFHALHATPFDRVKAVIIGQDPYHGPGQAMGLSFSVPEGIKIPSSLANIFKELQKDLGCTVPSHGNLERWAVQGVLMLNTVLTVREHQANSHAKKGWEQFTDAVIKTISLKKSGIVFILWGNSAQAKTRLIDETKHHILKSAHPSGLSASRGFFGCRHFSKTNQILERLGLSAIDWQL; translated from the exons AtggcgccgcctctccctcccaccGCCCCCAAAACCATCGCCGACTACCTCATCCGCCCCTCCAAGCGCCTCCGCCCCACCtctcccgctcccgccgccgctgcgtcggcccccctctcctcctccagcctctcgccggagcagcgccgccgcgccgacacCAACCTCGCGCTCGCCCgggcgcgccgccacctccgcctcgccgaGTCCAAAG CGTCGGGCGGCACCGCGAAGCTGGAGGAGCTGCTCGTCGAGGAGACGTGGCTGGAGGCGCTTCCCGGGGAGCTGCACAAACCCTACGCGCTCGAGCTCTGCCGCTTCGTCGCCCACGAGAGGTTGCATAGCCCGGTGCCCGTCTACCCGCCGCCGCATCTAGTCTTCCACGCGCTTCACGCCACCCCGTTCGACCGTGTTAAGGCCGTCATCATCGGGCAG GATCCATACCATGGACCTGGTCAGGCGATGGGGTTGTCTTTCTCAGTACCAGAGGGGATCAAAATTCCTTCTAGCTTAGCAAACATATTTAAAGAGCTGCAAAAAGATCTAGGTTGCACCGTGCCTTCACATGGAAACTTGGAAAGATGGGCTGTGCAG GGTGTTCTTATGCTCAACACTGTATTAACTG TGAGAGAACATCAAGCCAATTCACATGCCAAGAAAGGATGGGAGCAATTTACTGATGCTGTCATTAAGACAATATCACTGAAGAAATCTGGAATAGTCTTTATTCTCTGGGGAAACTCAGCTCAAGCAAAGACAAG ATTGATTGATGAAACAAAACACCACATTTTGAAATCCGCTCATCCATCAGGGCTGTCTGCAAGCAGAGGTTTCTTTGGATGCAG GCACTTTTCTAAAACGAATCAGATCTTGGAGAGGCTGGGACTATCTGCCATTGATTGGCAACTCTAG
- the LOC4337372 gene encoding two-component response regulator ORR6, with protein MAAAAQAPAAAKVVVATSPRAGGGGGGGGDRKVVPVVVAAAAGDEAQSEMHVLAVDDSSVDRAVIAKILRSSKYRVTTVESATRALELLCLGLVPNVNMIITDYWMPGMTGYELLKRVKESSQLKEIPVVIMSSENVPNRISRCLEEGAEDFLLKPVRPSDVSRLCSRIR; from the exons atggcggcagcggcgcaggctccggcggcggcgaaggtggtggtggcgacgtcgccgagggcaggcggaggcggaggcggcggcggggacaggAAGGTGGTGCCGgttgtggtggcggcggcggccggcgacgaggcgcaGAGCGAGATGCACGTGCTGGCGGTGGACGACAGCTCCGTGGACCGCGCCGTCATCGCCAAGATCCTCCGGAGCTCCAAGTACAGGGTGACCACGGTGGAGTCGGCGACGAGGGCGCTCGAGCTCCTCTGCCTCGGCCTCGTCCCCAACGTCAACATGATCATCACCGACTACTGGATGCCCGGCATGACCGGCTACGAGCTCCTCAAGCGCGTCAAG GAATCGTCTCAGCTCAAGGAGATCCCGGTGGTGATCATGTCGTCGGAGAACGTGCCGAACCGGATCAGCCGGTGCCTGGAGGAGGGCGCCGAGGACTTCCTGCTCAAGCCCGTACGCCCCTCCGACGTGTCGCGGCTCTGCAGCCGTATCAGATGA